In a genomic window of Deinococcus metalli:
- a CDS encoding VUT family protein, producing the protein MTTLPARGRPAPLPLVLIGLYALSILLANILLNKFIPLPVYGLLSVGTVFFAAVFTLRDRIHRAGGLRAVYIAIAAALIVNTVATVLTGTPWRFIGASFLAILVGELADTAVYQRLTRRSWWTRVLASNAVSVPLDSVLFNLLAFGGDMPGSQIAQIIYADIVAKYVIAALFALRVRHVTRRAA; encoded by the coding sequence ATGACCACCCTGCCCGCCCGGGGGCGCCCGGCCCCGCTGCCCCTCGTCCTGATCGGCCTGTACGCGCTGAGCATCCTGCTCGCCAACATCCTGCTCAACAAGTTCATTCCGCTGCCGGTGTACGGCCTGCTGAGCGTTGGCACGGTGTTCTTCGCGGCGGTGTTCACGCTGCGCGACCGCATTCACCGCGCGGGCGGCCTGCGGGCGGTGTACATCGCCATCGCTGCGGCCCTGATCGTGAATACGGTCGCCACCGTCCTGACCGGCACGCCGTGGCGCTTCATCGGCGCGAGCTTCCTGGCGATCCTGGTCGGGGAACTCGCGGACACGGCCGTGTACCAGCGGCTGACCCGGCGCTCGTGGTGGACGCGGGTGCTCGCCAGCAACGCCGTGAGCGTCCCGCTGGACAGCGTGCTGTTCAACCTGCTGGCCTTCGGCGGCGACATGCCCGGCAGCCAGATCGCGCAGATCATCTACGCGGACATCGTGGCGAAGTACGTGATCGCCGCACTGTTTGCCCTGCGGGTGCGGCACGTGACGCGCCGCGCCGCGTAG